In Streptomyces ambofaciens ATCC 23877, a single genomic region encodes these proteins:
- a CDS encoding C40 family peptidase — translation MSGRLLRLACATAMAAGIALAPVSAAADNEPGTGTGTGRSVAELLTDLQRLYRDAEKATETYNGTEERLTAQRAVVKRLDAELARARLSLRDSRGEAGRLARQQYRNSSDLSPYLRLLLARDPQHALDQGHVIGQLARDRADTVGRLTGHEKKADELAGRAREALAEQVALAKRQEEARDAVRERLSAVEELLASLTPEELAALAEAERSGTTRAQEAFMASGALGDDARPSAEGDRAVRFAVDQVGKPYEWGAEGPASYDCSGLTSVAWERAGTPIPRTSQEQWARLERVPLDELRPGDLVVYFPEATHVAMYLGDGTVVQAPRPGAEVKVSPIAANPVLGAVRPDPGGEPVRRYTPPRLPEGATDGSDEGYAGGYAPAAPETSMR, via the coding sequence GTGTCAGGAAGGCTTCTGCGTCTGGCGTGCGCGACGGCGATGGCGGCCGGGATCGCCCTCGCGCCCGTGTCCGCCGCGGCCGACAACGAACCCGGCACCGGCACCGGCACCGGCCGGTCCGTGGCCGAGTTGCTGACGGACCTTCAGCGGCTGTACCGGGACGCGGAGAAGGCCACCGAGACCTACAACGGCACCGAGGAGCGCCTGACGGCGCAGCGTGCCGTGGTGAAGCGGCTGGACGCCGAGCTGGCCCGGGCCCGGCTGTCCCTGCGCGACAGCCGCGGCGAGGCGGGCCGGCTGGCCCGGCAGCAGTACCGGAACAGCAGCGACCTCTCCCCCTACCTGCGGCTGCTGCTGGCCCGTGATCCGCAGCACGCGCTCGACCAGGGACACGTGATCGGGCAGCTGGCCCGGGACCGGGCCGACACGGTGGGCCGGCTGACCGGGCACGAGAAGAAGGCCGACGAGCTGGCCGGCCGGGCGCGCGAGGCCCTGGCCGAACAGGTCGCCCTGGCGAAGCGGCAGGAGGAGGCGCGGGACGCCGTACGGGAACGCCTGAGCGCCGTCGAGGAACTCCTCGCCTCGCTCACCCCCGAGGAACTCGCCGCGCTGGCCGAGGCCGAGCGGAGCGGGACCACCCGGGCGCAGGAGGCGTTCATGGCGTCCGGGGCGCTCGGCGACGACGCCAGGCCCTCCGCCGAGGGGGACCGGGCGGTGCGCTTCGCGGTGGACCAGGTCGGCAAGCCGTACGAGTGGGGCGCGGAGGGCCCGGCGTCCTACGACTGCTCGGGCCTGACCTCCGTGGCCTGGGAGCGGGCCGGGACGCCGATCCCCCGGACCAGCCAGGAGCAGTGGGCGCGGCTGGAGCGCGTACCGCTGGACGAGCTGCGGCCCGGTGACCTGGTCGTGTACTTCCCCGAGGCCACCCATGTGGCGATGTACCTCGGCGACGGGACGGTCGTCCAGGCGCCGCGCCCGGGCGCCGAGGTCAAGGTGTCGCCGATCGCGGCCAACCCGGTGCTGGGCGCCGTACGGCCCGATCCCGGCGGGGAGCCGGTGCGGCGGTACACGCCACCGAGGCTCCCCGAGGGGGCGACGGACGGATCGGACGAGGGGTACGCGGGCGGCTACGCGCCGGCCGCGCCCGAGACCTCCATGAGGTAG
- a CDS encoding protein-tyrosine phosphatase family protein produces MRTRGKESEVPAPDRPWDEIVPGLWMGGHEFRREAGGLESAVVRDEFDLVQTLLRRPGHGPDEDVEHHVWPIPDGPLDGTQLAGVIRLAEAAGEALDGGRRVLVRCHHGYNRSGLVVAHTLMRRGGTAEEAVRLIRARRSPWALHNDLFVEYLRAGLVTARLLEDLAE; encoded by the coding sequence TTGCGTACGCGCGGGAAGGAATCCGAGGTACCCGCACCGGACAGGCCGTGGGACGAGATCGTGCCGGGCCTGTGGATGGGCGGGCACGAGTTCCGGCGCGAGGCCGGAGGGCTGGAGTCCGCCGTCGTACGGGACGAGTTCGATCTCGTACAGACGCTGCTGCGGCGGCCCGGGCACGGACCGGACGAGGACGTCGAGCACCATGTGTGGCCGATCCCGGACGGCCCCCTCGACGGCACGCAGCTCGCGGGGGTGATCCGGCTGGCGGAGGCGGCGGGAGAGGCGCTGGACGGGGGCCGCAGGGTGCTCGTGCGCTGTCACCACGGGTACAACCGTTCCGGTCTCGTCGTCGCGCACACCCTGATGCGCCGGGGCGGCACCGCGGAGGAGGCGGTCCGGCTGATCCGGGCCCGGCGCTCGCCGTGGGCGCTGCACAACGACCTGTTCGTGGAGTACCTGCGGGCCGGCCTGGTCACGGCGCGGCTGCTGGAGGACCTGGCCGAGTAG
- a CDS encoding penicillin-binding transpeptidase domain-containing protein — protein sequence MTRHIRHAAVFCALLLVALVVNAARVQIVQAPEYDDNPANRRPDIARYQQPRGDILVGGEPVTGSRDTGEHLRFERTYADGPMYAPITGFASQAYGTTLLEHAEDGLLSGADPLLAPLPLWNDVTGAHNPGGDVVTTIDGAAQRAAFEGLGRRKGAVAAIEPSTGRVLALVSTPSYDPQSLSGNGAAASRTWDRLNGDPDKPMLNRAVRRTYPPGSTFKVVTAAAALDAGVVRDLDAPTRSPDPYTLPGTRTRLTNEAEGCRNASLREAFERSCNTVFAKLGVDVGVRGMAATAEAFGFNDAGLRVPFAVSRSTFDTSVDRAQLGLSSIGQYNTRATPLQMAMVAAAVAGGGRVRSPYLVERTLRAGGSLVATAGSRPTREVMRPATAARLKELMTGVVEKGTGANAAIRGATVGGKTGTAQHGVGNSGTPYAWFVSWAQGDRDLEPKVAVAVVVEGSAADRDDISGGGLAAPIARAVMEAALG from the coding sequence GTGACCCGGCACATCCGGCACGCCGCCGTCTTCTGCGCCCTGCTGCTGGTCGCGCTGGTGGTGAACGCCGCCCGGGTGCAGATCGTCCAGGCCCCGGAGTACGACGACAACCCGGCCAACCGCCGCCCCGACATCGCCCGCTACCAGCAGCCGCGCGGCGACATCCTGGTCGGCGGCGAGCCGGTCACCGGTTCCCGGGACACCGGCGAGCATCTGCGCTTCGAGCGGACGTACGCGGACGGGCCGATGTACGCGCCGATCACCGGCTTCGCCTCGCAGGCCTACGGCACGACCCTGTTGGAGCACGCCGAGGACGGCCTGCTGTCCGGGGCCGACCCGCTGCTCGCGCCGCTCCCCCTGTGGAACGACGTCACGGGCGCCCACAACCCGGGCGGCGACGTCGTGACCACGATCGACGGGGCCGCGCAGCGGGCGGCGTTCGAGGGGCTCGGCCGGCGCAAGGGGGCGGTGGCCGCGATCGAGCCGTCGACCGGCCGCGTCCTGGCACTGGTCTCCACACCGTCGTACGACCCCCAGTCGCTGTCCGGGAACGGCGCGGCGGCCTCCCGGACCTGGGACCGGCTGAACGGCGACCCGGACAAGCCGATGCTCAACCGGGCCGTGCGCCGCACCTATCCCCCGGGGTCGACCTTCAAGGTGGTCACCGCGGCGGCGGCGCTGGACGCGGGCGTGGTCCGGGATCTCGACGCGCCGACCCGCTCCCCCGACCCGTACACGCTCCCCGGGACGCGGACCAGGCTGACGAACGAGGCCGAGGGGTGCCGGAACGCCTCGCTGCGGGAGGCGTTCGAGCGGTCCTGCAACACGGTGTTCGCCAAGCTCGGCGTCGACGTGGGCGTGCGCGGCATGGCGGCCACGGCGGAGGCCTTCGGCTTCAACGACGCCGGGCTGCGCGTTCCCTTCGCCGTCTCGCGGAGCACCTTCGACACCTCGGTGGACCGGGCCCAGCTCGGGCTGTCGTCGATCGGGCAGTACAACACCCGGGCGACGCCGCTCCAGATGGCGATGGTGGCGGCGGCCGTGGCAGGCGGCGGGCGGGTGCGGTCGCCGTACCTGGTGGAACGGACCCTGCGGGCGGGCGGCAGCCTGGTGGCGACGGCCGGGTCGCGGCCCACCCGGGAGGTCATGCGCCCCGCCACGGCGGCGCGGCTGAAGGAACTGATGACCGGCGTGGTCGAGAAGGGCACCGGCGCGAACGCCGCGATCCGCGGCGCCACCGTCGGCGGCAAGACCGGCACCGCCCAGCACGGCGTCGGCAACTCGGGCACCCCGTACGCCTGGTTCGTCTCCTGGGCGCAGGGCGACCGGGACCTGGAGCCGAAGGTGGCGGTCGCGGTGGTGGTCGAGGGCTCGGCCGCGGACCGGGACGACATCAGCGGCGGCGGGCTGGCGGCGCCGATCGCGCGGGCGGTGATGGAGGCCGCGCTCGGGTGA
- a CDS encoding sensor histidine kinase produces MRLRLPRWAGPLAVKAAVFITVMCCALAALLGVLVHVSVTDQTVGQARKAALSRLAEATEAYEAGDPLRRSAGVDPPGLPPRLRELAVSGRRGTMVTEHEGRPTMWAAGPAAGGRALAVRVDHTQGERTIDGLDGAIVWSSATAIGATLLVGAFAVTRVTRRLHTTARVARRITAGDLDARVDDPRAGDPRRPQDEVASVAAALDSMASSLQGKLLAEQRFTADVAHELRTPLTGLHAAAELLPPGRPTELVRDRVDALRTLTEDLLEISRLDSGRERPEADPEALGALAARVVGNAGTDTRVDVVRDARVETDRRRLERVLGNLVVNAHRHGRAPVTLTVDGPVITVRDHGAGFPEYLLVHGPQRFRTEAGAKGHGLGLTIALGQAEVLGARLEFANPPGGGALATLTLPQRR; encoded by the coding sequence GTGAGGCTCCGCCTCCCGCGGTGGGCCGGACCGCTCGCCGTGAAGGCCGCCGTCTTCATCACCGTGATGTGCTGCGCGCTCGCCGCGCTGCTCGGCGTGCTGGTGCACGTGTCGGTGACCGATCAGACCGTGGGCCAGGCCCGGAAGGCCGCCCTGTCCCGGCTGGCGGAGGCGACGGAGGCGTACGAGGCGGGAGACCCCCTGCGGCGGAGCGCCGGCGTGGATCCGCCGGGTCTGCCGCCGCGGCTGCGGGAGCTGGCCGTGTCGGGCCGGCGGGGCACGATGGTCACCGAGCATGAAGGGCGCCCCACGATGTGGGCGGCGGGCCCCGCCGCCGGCGGCCGGGCGCTCGCGGTGCGGGTCGACCACACCCAGGGCGAGCGCACCATCGACGGCCTCGACGGCGCGATCGTGTGGTCGTCCGCGACGGCGATCGGGGCGACGCTGCTGGTGGGCGCGTTCGCCGTGACGCGGGTGACGCGCCGGCTGCACACGACGGCCCGGGTGGCTCGGCGGATCACCGCGGGTGACCTCGACGCGCGGGTCGACGATCCCCGGGCGGGTGATCCGAGGCGCCCGCAGGACGAGGTGGCGTCGGTCGCCGCCGCGCTGGACTCCATGGCCTCGTCGCTCCAGGGCAAGCTGCTCGCCGAGCAGCGCTTCACCGCGGACGTGGCGCACGAACTGCGCACCCCGCTCACCGGCCTGCACGCGGCGGCCGAACTGCTGCCGCCGGGCCGTCCGACCGAGCTGGTGCGGGACCGGGTGGACGCCCTGCGCACGCTCACCGAGGACCTGCTGGAGATCTCCCGGCTGGACAGCGGGCGGGAGCGGCCGGAGGCGGACCCGGAGGCGCTGGGCGCGCTGGCCGCGCGGGTCGTCGGGAACGCGGGCACCGACACCCGTGTGGACGTCGTACGGGACGCGCGGGTGGAGACCGACCGGCGGCGGCTGGAGCGGGTGCTCGGCAATCTGGTCGTGAACGCGCACCGGCACGGGCGGGCTCCGGTGACGCTGACCGTGGACGGGCCGGTGATCACCGTGCGGGACCACGGGGCCGGCTTTCCGGAGTACCTGCTGGTCCACGGGCCGCAGCGCTTCCGCACCGAGGCCGGGGCGAAGGGGCACGGGCTCGGTCTGACGATCGCCCTGGGGCAGGCGGAGGTGCTCGGCGCCCGGCTGGAGTTCGCCAACCCGCCGGGCGGCGGGGCGCTGGCCACCCTGACGCTGCCTCAGCGCCGGTGA
- a CDS encoding TetR/AcrR family transcriptional regulator, translating to MTPQAPTPAYRRLSVEERRVQLLDAALVLFAHRSPEEVSLDDVAEQAGVSRPLVYRYFPGGKQQLYEAALRSAADELRLCFDEPREGPLLARLSRALDRYLTFVDQHDTGFSALLRGGSVAETSRTSSIVDGVRRAAAEHILSHLDAADPGPRLRMTVRMWITAVEAASLIWLDEEKQPPLDELRDWLVEQFLAVLTVTARRDPQTAALVEALAADV from the coding sequence ATGACCCCGCAGGCCCCCACCCCCGCCTACCGCCGGCTCAGCGTCGAGGAGCGCCGCGTCCAGCTGCTCGACGCGGCGCTCGTCCTCTTCGCGCACCGGTCGCCGGAGGAGGTGTCCCTGGACGACGTGGCGGAGCAGGCCGGGGTCTCGCGGCCACTGGTGTACCGGTACTTCCCGGGCGGCAAGCAGCAGCTGTACGAGGCCGCGCTCAGGTCGGCCGCCGACGAGCTGCGGCTGTGCTTCGACGAACCCCGCGAGGGCCCGCTGCTGGCCCGGCTCTCCCGGGCCCTGGACCGCTACCTCACCTTCGTCGACCAGCACGACACCGGTTTCAGCGCCCTGCTGCGCGGCGGCAGCGTGGCCGAGACCTCGCGGACCTCCTCCATCGTGGACGGCGTGCGCCGGGCCGCCGCCGAGCACATCCTGAGCCACCTGGACGCGGCCGACCCCGGCCCCCGGCTGCGGATGACCGTCCGGATGTGGATCACGGCGGTGGAGGCCGCCTCGCTGATCTGGCTGGACGAGGAGAAGCAACCGCCCCTGGACGAGCTGCGGGACTGGCTCGTGGAGCAGTTCCTGGCCGTGCTGACGGTCACCGCCCGCCGCGACCCGCAGACCGCGGCGCTGGTCGAGGCCCTCGCGGCGGACGTCTGA
- a CDS encoding FtsW/RodA/SpoVE family cell cycle protein, translating into MTKAGTGTGITVAQADTPAPVARLPRRRGIELALIVMAVLLSVFGYCNVGLAQHGTLPPGAAGYGAGLGVLALLAHLAVRLRAPWADPLLLPIGVLLNGLGLVLIYRLDLETPGDRAAPAQLVWSTLGVALFIVVVLLLRDHRVLQRYAYVCVAAALVLLTVPIFFPAVNGARIWIRIDSFSIQPGEFAKVLLAVFFASYLAANRSALAYAGRRVWRLQLPTGRVLGPIVAVWLVSVGVLVLERDLGTSLLFFGLFVVLLYVATGRTGWIAVGLLLASLGAVAVGWLEPHVHSRVEDWLRPFASIEAGDGPNQLAQSLFAFAAGGVTGTGLGLGHSVLIGFAVKSDFILATAGEELGFLGLTAIFLLYALLVERGYRAGLGARDPFGRLLAVGLSSIVALQVFVIAGGVTGLIPLTGMAMPFLAQGGSSVVTNWAIVALLIRVSHAARSQADGRVVP; encoded by the coding sequence ATGACCAAGGCCGGAACCGGAACCGGAATCACCGTGGCACAGGCGGACACGCCCGCGCCCGTCGCCCGTCTCCCCCGGCGCCGTGGCATCGAACTCGCCCTCATCGTCATGGCCGTGCTGCTCTCGGTGTTCGGCTACTGCAACGTCGGCCTCGCCCAGCACGGCACCCTCCCGCCCGGCGCCGCGGGCTACGGCGCCGGGCTCGGCGTCCTGGCCCTCCTCGCCCACCTGGCGGTACGGCTGCGCGCCCCCTGGGCGGACCCGCTGCTGCTGCCGATCGGCGTGCTGCTCAACGGCCTCGGTCTGGTGCTGATCTACCGCCTCGACCTGGAGACCCCGGGCGACCGGGCGGCCCCCGCCCAGCTGGTGTGGTCGACGCTGGGCGTGGCGCTGTTCATCGTGGTGGTCCTGCTCCTGCGCGACCACCGCGTACTCCAGCGCTACGCCTACGTCTGCGTCGCCGCCGCGCTCGTCCTGCTCACCGTGCCGATCTTCTTCCCGGCCGTGAACGGCGCCCGCATCTGGATCCGGATCGACAGCTTCTCCATCCAGCCCGGCGAGTTCGCCAAGGTGCTCCTCGCGGTGTTCTTCGCCTCCTACCTGGCCGCGAACCGCAGCGCGCTGGCGTACGCGGGCCGCCGGGTGTGGCGGCTCCAGCTCCCCACCGGCCGGGTCCTCGGCCCGATCGTCGCGGTGTGGCTGGTCAGCGTCGGCGTCCTGGTCCTGGAACGCGACCTCGGCACCTCACTGCTGTTCTTCGGCCTCTTCGTCGTCCTGCTCTACGTCGCCACCGGCCGCACCGGCTGGATCGCCGTCGGTCTGCTGCTGGCCTCGCTGGGCGCGGTCGCCGTCGGCTGGCTGGAGCCGCACGTGCACAGCCGGGTGGAGGACTGGCTGCGCCCCTTCGCGTCCATCGAGGCGGGCGACGGGCCCAACCAGCTGGCCCAGTCGCTGTTCGCCTTCGCGGCGGGCGGCGTGACCGGGACGGGCCTCGGCCTCGGGCACTCCGTGCTGATCGGCTTCGCCGTCAAGTCGGACTTCATCCTCGCGACCGCCGGTGAGGAGCTGGGCTTCCTCGGCCTGACCGCGATCTTCCTGCTGTACGCCCTGCTGGTGGAGCGCGGCTACCGGGCGGGGCTCGGCGCGCGCGACCCCTTCGGCCGGCTGCTGGCGGTCGGCCTCTCCTCGATCGTGGCGCTCCAGGTCTTCGTCATCGCGGGCGGGGTGACCGGGCTGATCCCGCTGACCGGCATGGCGATGCCGTTCCTGGCCCAGGGCGGGTCGTCGGTCGTCACCAACTGGGCGATCGTGGCGCTGCTCATCCGGGTCAGCCACGCGGCCCGCAGCCAGGCCGACGGGCGGGTGGTCCCGTGA
- a CDS encoding DUF3291 domain-containing protein has translation MTDAAYELAQVNISRLKSPLDSPQLKDFVDALDPVNASADAAEGFVWRLQSESGNATDVPFFGDDWLIVNLTVWRDADALTAFMYQGRHREMLARRREWFERLAEAVTTLWWVPAGHRPTVAEAESRLLHLRTHGPTPYAFTLRTSFPAGASVAVVGEVPEGLGCSV, from the coding sequence ATGACTGACGCCGCGTACGAACTCGCCCAGGTCAACATCTCCCGCCTCAAATCCCCTCTGGACTCACCGCAGTTGAAGGACTTCGTCGACGCGCTCGATCCGGTGAACGCCTCCGCCGACGCGGCGGAGGGCTTCGTCTGGCGCCTGCAGAGCGAGTCGGGCAACGCCACGGACGTGCCGTTCTTCGGGGACGACTGGCTCATCGTCAACCTGACGGTGTGGCGGGACGCGGACGCCCTGACCGCGTTCATGTACCAGGGGCGGCACCGGGAGATGCTGGCCCGGCGCCGGGAGTGGTTCGAGCGGCTCGCGGAGGCGGTGACCACCCTGTGGTGGGTGCCGGCGGGGCACCGGCCGACGGTCGCGGAGGCGGAGTCGCGGCTGCTGCACCTGCGGACGCACGGACCGACGCCGTACGCCTTCACGCTGCGGACCTCGTTCCCGGCGGGGGCGTCCGTAGCGGTCGTGGGCGAGGTGCCGGAGGGGCTCGGCTGCTCGGTCTAG
- a CDS encoding styrene monooxygenase/indole monooxygenase family protein, with translation MRKILVVGAGQSGLQLALGLQSHGYEVTLMSNRTADEIRTGRVMSTQCMFHTALQHERDLQLNFWESQAPRIEGLGVSVAAPGSFDPGPSQRAIDWLGRLDGIAQSVDQRVKMAGWMETFAQRGGQLVIHGAAVGDLDYFSRAYDLVLVSAGKGELVQMFGRDASRSPYSEPQRALAVAYVHGLGPRPEHPETEAVRCNLVPGVGEMFIMPTFTTSGRADILFWEGIPGGPLDAFKDVKDPAEHLSLTLELMEKFLPWEYARATKVELTDAGGTLAGRYAPTVRNPIGRLPGGGLVLGVADVVVANDPITGQGSNSASKCAASYLASILEQGDKEFDEAWMQQTFDRYWQTAQHVTKWTNAMLAPPPEHILNLIGAAGQLQPVADRFANGFNDPADFENFFYDPAKTEGYLMEVSGAAGA, from the coding sequence ATGCGGAAGATACTCGTCGTCGGAGCCGGCCAGTCCGGTCTCCAGCTCGCCCTCGGCCTCCAGTCGCACGGCTACGAGGTCACCCTGATGTCCAACCGGACCGCGGACGAGATCCGCACCGGCCGGGTCATGTCGACGCAGTGCATGTTCCACACGGCACTCCAGCACGAGCGTGATCTCCAGCTGAACTTCTGGGAGTCCCAGGCCCCGAGGATCGAGGGCCTCGGCGTCTCGGTCGCGGCCCCCGGCTCCTTCGACCCCGGCCCCTCCCAGCGGGCGATCGACTGGCTGGGCCGGCTCGACGGCATCGCGCAGTCGGTGGACCAGCGGGTGAAGATGGCGGGCTGGATGGAGACCTTCGCGCAGCGCGGCGGCCAGCTGGTCATCCACGGTGCCGCCGTCGGCGACCTGGACTACTTCTCCCGCGCCTACGACCTCGTCCTGGTCTCGGCGGGCAAGGGCGAGCTGGTCCAGATGTTCGGCCGCGACGCCTCCCGCTCCCCGTACAGCGAGCCGCAGCGGGCCCTCGCCGTCGCCTACGTCCACGGCCTCGGCCCGCGCCCGGAGCACCCGGAGACCGAGGCGGTCCGCTGCAACCTGGTCCCCGGCGTCGGCGAGATGTTCATCATGCCGACCTTCACCACCTCGGGCCGCGCCGACATCCTGTTCTGGGAGGGCATACCCGGCGGCCCGCTGGACGCCTTCAAGGACGTCAAGGACCCCGCGGAGCACCTCTCCCTGACCCTCGAACTCATGGAGAAGTTCCTCCCCTGGGAGTACGCGCGGGCCACCAAGGTCGAACTGACCGACGCCGGCGGCACCCTGGCGGGCCGCTACGCCCCCACCGTCCGCAACCCCATCGGCCGGCTTCCCGGCGGGGGACTGGTCCTCGGCGTGGCCGACGTGGTCGTCGCCAACGACCCGATCACGGGCCAGGGCTCCAACTCCGCCTCCAAGTGCGCCGCCTCCTACCTCGCCTCCATCCTGGAACAGGGCGACAAGGAGTTCGACGAGGCCTGGATGCAGCAGACCTTCGACCGCTACTGGCAGACGGCCCAGCACGTCACCAAGTGGACGAACGCCATGCTCGCCCCGCCGCCGGAGCACATCCTGAACCTGATCGGCGCGGCCGGACAGCTCCAGCCCGTCGCCGACCGCTTCGCCAACGGCTTCAACGACCCGGCCGACTTCGAGAACTTCTTCTACGACCCGGCGAAGACCGAGGGCTACCTCATGGAGGTCTCGGGCGCGGCCGGCGCGTAG
- the ligD gene encoding non-homologous end-joining DNA ligase has translation MAPITEVEGRRIALSNLDKVLYPAAGLTKGELLHHYATTAEVLLPHLRDRPVSFLRYPDGPDGQVFFTKNVPPGTPDWVTTAEVPRSEGPARMVLVQDLPSLMWAANLVTEFHTHQWTADAPAEADRLVFDLDPGPPATVVHCCEVALWLRERLAADGIEAYAKTSGAKGLHLLAGVRGASSERVSEYAKALAVEAERALPRLVVHRMTRSLRPGKVFVDWSQNAARKTTAAPYTVRARSVPAVSTPVTWDEVAGCGRAEQLVFRPDDIGPRVRDFGDLLAPLFERRRAARLP, from the coding sequence ATGGCGCCTATCACTGAGGTGGAGGGGCGACGGATCGCCCTCAGCAACCTGGACAAGGTGCTGTATCCCGCGGCCGGCCTCACCAAGGGCGAGCTGCTGCACCACTACGCGACGACCGCCGAGGTACTGCTGCCGCACCTACGGGACCGCCCCGTCTCCTTCCTGCGCTACCCGGACGGTCCGGACGGCCAGGTGTTCTTCACCAAGAACGTGCCGCCGGGTACGCCCGACTGGGTCACCACCGCCGAGGTGCCCCGGTCGGAGGGACCGGCGCGCATGGTGCTGGTGCAGGATCTGCCGAGCCTGATGTGGGCGGCGAACCTGGTGACCGAGTTCCACACCCACCAGTGGACCGCGGACGCCCCCGCCGAGGCCGACCGACTGGTCTTCGACCTGGACCCGGGGCCGCCCGCGACCGTCGTGCACTGCTGCGAGGTCGCCCTGTGGCTCCGGGAGCGGCTGGCGGCGGACGGGATCGAGGCGTACGCCAAGACGTCCGGGGCCAAGGGGCTGCACCTGCTGGCGGGGGTGCGGGGGGCGTCGTCGGAGCGGGTGTCGGAGTACGCGAAGGCGTTGGCGGTGGAGGCGGAGCGGGCCCTTCCGCGCCTCGTGGTGCACCGGATGACGCGCAGCCTGCGGCCGGGCAAGGTGTTCGTGGACTGGAGCCAGAACGCCGCGCGCAAGACCACGGCCGCCCCCTACACGGTGCGGGCACGTTCGGTTCCGGCGGTCTCCACTCCGGTGACGTGGGACGAGGTGGCCGGGTGCGGGCGGGCGGAACAGCTCGTCTTCCGCCCGGACGACATCGGGCCGCGGGTGCGGGACTTCGGTGACCTGCTGGCGCCACTGTTCGAACGGCGGCGGGCGGCGCGACTGCCCTGA
- a CDS encoding AurF N-oxygenase family protein, protein MTTLTEADALEGLRDALGLLKDREQVAERLLDSSAKHSFDPDKELDWDAPFEEGKWFWPPELVSLYDTPIWKRMGEEQRIVLSQHEAAALASLGIWFELILMQLLVRHIYDKAATSAHVRYALTEIEDECRHSKMFARLISRGETPWYPVSPLHQNLGRLFKTISTTPGSFTATLLGEEVLDWMQRLTFPDERVQPLVRGVTRIHVVEEARHVRYAREELRRQMVTAPKWSREFTRVTSGEFARVFSIAFINPEVYTNVGLDKREALAQVKASGHRREIMQTGAKRLTDFLDDIGVLRGVGRRLWRSSGLLA, encoded by the coding sequence ATGACGACCCTGACGGAAGCCGACGCGCTCGAGGGCCTGCGCGACGCGCTCGGCCTGCTCAAGGACCGGGAGCAGGTGGCCGAACGGCTGCTCGACTCTTCCGCCAAGCACTCCTTCGACCCGGACAAGGAGCTGGACTGGGACGCCCCCTTCGAGGAGGGGAAGTGGTTCTGGCCGCCGGAGCTGGTGTCGCTGTACGACACCCCGATATGGAAGCGGATGGGCGAGGAGCAGCGGATCGTGCTCTCCCAGCACGAGGCCGCGGCCCTCGCCTCGCTCGGCATCTGGTTCGAGCTGATCCTCATGCAGTTGCTGGTGCGGCACATCTACGACAAGGCCGCGACGAGCGCGCACGTGCGCTACGCGCTGACCGAGATCGAGGACGAGTGCCGGCACTCCAAGATGTTCGCCCGGCTGATATCGCGCGGGGAGACCCCGTGGTACCCGGTGAGCCCGCTCCACCAGAACCTGGGCCGTCTGTTCAAGACGATCTCCACCACGCCCGGCTCCTTCACCGCCACGCTCCTCGGCGAGGAGGTGCTGGACTGGATGCAGCGGCTGACCTTCCCCGACGAGCGGGTGCAGCCGCTGGTCCGGGGGGTCACGCGCATCCACGTCGTGGAGGAGGCCCGCCACGTGCGCTACGCCCGTGAGGAGCTGCGCCGCCAGATGGTGACGGCGCCGAAGTGGTCGCGGGAGTTCACCCGGGTCACCTCCGGCGAGTTCGCCCGCGTCTTCTCCATCGCCTTCATCAACCCCGAGGTGTACACGAACGTCGGTCTCGACAAGCGCGAGGCCCTGGCCCAGGTCAAGGCCAGCGGCCATCGCAGGGAGATCATGCAGACCGGCGCGAAGCGCCTCACCGACTTCCTGGACGACATCGGGGTGCTGCGCGGGGTCGGCCGGCGGCTGTGGAGGTCGTCCGGGCTGCTGGCCTAG
- a CDS encoding SH3 domain-containing protein: MSLLSALSSRSPVVRGVATAVAAGALATAAAVTPAVALDEWGGDSGTGSASVQPSGGDGGGNGGDEWGGGDGRQEQGRYRGVVTADRLPLRTSPTRGGQVIRYARRGETVRIHCKTPGDKVQGNPLWYLLTDGTWAWGAARYIDNIGPAPRWC, translated from the coding sequence ATGTCCCTGCTCTCCGCACTGTCCTCGCGCTCACCGGTCGTCCGGGGCGTCGCCACCGCCGTCGCCGCCGGCGCGCTCGCCACCGCCGCGGCCGTCACGCCCGCCGTCGCGCTCGACGAGTGGGGCGGTGACTCCGGCACCGGCAGCGCCTCCGTCCAGCCCTCCGGGGGCGACGGAGGCGGGAACGGCGGCGACGAGTGGGGCGGGGGCGACGGCCGCCAGGAGCAGGGCCGCTACCGGGGCGTGGTCACCGCCGACCGGCTCCCGCTGCGCACCTCGCCGACCCGGGGCGGGCAGGTCATCCGGTACGCCCGCCGGGGCGAGACGGTCCGCATCCACTGCAAGACCCCCGGCGACAAGGTGCAGGGCAACCCCCTCTGGTACCTCCTCACGGACGGCACCTGGGCCTGGGGCGCGGCCCGCTACATCGACAACATCGGCCCCGCGCCGCGCTGGTGCTGA